From one Bacteroides fragilis NCTC 9343 genomic stretch:
- a CDS encoding BF3164 family lipoprotein, whose amino-acid sequence MMVLKNKWKNRFILILFMVGFVFFACKEETDLYFNGDITVIKSFDNDTLLSPVKVELEDIYDGSVLAYDSLLFFTSHKYSDCWMYVFSVNSGKHIASLCPKGQGPNDYLSCKNSQQFIRENGELKLWVRDNAKSARLLNITKSIETGATVCDAIIPMDWNKYFVYPATTLFFLKDGYILGQNQCEEQYSKGKEYIPRKFYLYKDSLGNKVKEYKLFNRPVILKDDKYDVLSGMFYANHSYIHPDQTKVAIAMQRVAQITILDVKSGKQVGYRMDDTLDFSDIEQNLECIRYYYTSAAVNSRYIFALYIDQAEMGGKYPFKSKTVHVFNWEGRPVYKIQLDKEISWITLDPQNNRLYAQGEDDSIWAYDVSWLSK is encoded by the coding sequence ATGATGGTTTTAAAAAATAAATGGAAGAATAGGTTTATTTTAATCCTTTTCATGGTCGGATTTGTTTTTTTTGCTTGTAAAGAAGAGACGGATCTTTACTTTAATGGTGATATAACAGTTATCAAATCGTTTGATAACGATACTTTGTTGTCTCCGGTAAAAGTAGAGCTTGAAGATATTTATGACGGTTCAGTATTAGCGTATGACTCATTATTGTTTTTTACTTCGCATAAATATAGTGATTGCTGGATGTATGTATTTAGTGTGAATAGTGGCAAACATATCGCTTCTTTATGTCCCAAAGGGCAAGGGCCAAATGACTATTTATCCTGTAAAAACTCTCAGCAGTTTATAAGGGAGAATGGCGAATTGAAGTTATGGGTCAGAGATAATGCCAAATCAGCTAGATTATTGAATATTACAAAGTCTATAGAGACAGGAGCTACTGTTTGCGATGCTATTATTCCCATGGATTGGAATAAATATTTCGTTTACCCGGCTACTACCCTGTTCTTTTTGAAAGATGGATATATATTAGGGCAAAATCAGTGTGAGGAACAGTATTCCAAAGGTAAAGAATATATTCCGCGCAAATTTTATTTATATAAAGATTCTTTGGGGAATAAAGTGAAGGAATATAAGTTGTTCAACCGACCGGTTATTTTGAAGGATGATAAATATGATGTTCTGAGTGGCATGTTTTACGCTAATCATAGTTATATACATCCAGATCAGACTAAAGTGGCCATTGCCATGCAGCGGGTTGCCCAGATCACCATATTAGATGTAAAGTCAGGAAAACAAGTAGGGTACAGGATGGATGATACGCTTGACTTCAGTGATATAGAACAAAATCTTGAGTGCATACGCTATTATTATACAAGTGCGGCTGTGAATTCACGATATATATTTGCCCTTTATATTGATCAGGCAGAAATGGGAGGTAAGTATCCTTTTAAATCAAAGACTGTCCATGTCTTCAATTGGGAAGGGCGGCCCGTATATAAGATACAGTTGGATAAGGAGATCTCTTGGATCACTTTAGATCCTCAAAATAATAGATTGTACGCTCAGGGTGAAGATGATTCGATTTGGGCTTATGACGTTTCCTGGCTTAGTAAATGA
- a CDS encoding redoxin family protein produces the protein MGKLGILSLMFCTIVLLSCGKKNNVYPELEAFIGKEIIFSDKNFNTVGNKAFKDQFLLISYVDSGNCTPCSLEKMQYMKTNKRRLLDTHTGVLMIVHEKDTFTVNEVFRQMHVSYPIFFDSLGCFKKENGIFDNPLYQDFVIDRSNKVVWLGNPLRNKQSWQQYEKAISMLMDSGK, from the coding sequence ATGGGAAAGCTTGGAATTCTTAGTCTGATGTTCTGCACCATTGTTCTATTATCCTGTGGTAAAAAGAATAACGTATATCCGGAACTAGAAGCTTTTATCGGAAAAGAAATTATCTTTTCCGATAAAAACTTTAATACGGTTGGTAATAAGGCTTTTAAAGACCAATTTTTACTGATATCTTATGTCGATTCGGGTAATTGTACACCTTGTAGTTTGGAGAAGATGCAATATATGAAAACAAATAAGCGTCGGTTGCTGGATACGCATACAGGAGTTCTTATGATTGTGCATGAAAAAGATACTTTTACTGTTAATGAGGTGTTTAGACAAATGCATGTCAGTTATCCGATATTTTTTGATTCATTGGGATGTTTTAAAAAAGAAAATGGTATTTTTGATAATCCTTTATATCAAGATTTCGTTATAGACCGCTCAAATAAGGTAGTATGGTTGGGAAACCCTTTACGTAATAAGCAGTCATGGCAGCAATACGAGAAAGCCATATCTATGTTAATGGATAGTGGTAAATAG
- a CDS encoding DUF1573 domain-containing protein, producing MKRSLLFIFTLLTITLSAVAQPRISSNKETHHFGQIEWKRPVSVEYTITNTGDKPLVLTNVTTSCACSVANWTKTPIAPGEKGTVSATFDAKALGHFNKSIGIYSNAQPSLVYLNFDGEVVQEIKDFTKTHPYAIGQIRIDRTDIDFPDAHSGEKPVITLGVVNLSDRPYEPVLMHLPPYLKMETNPTVLLKGKKGTITLTLDTKQLMDLGLTQSSVYLARFAGDKVGEENEIPVSAVLLPDFSGMTEQDKAVAPVIRLSESKIDLSQVLAKKNKARRDIVITNTGKSPLQISKLQVFNPAVGVALKKTVLQPGESTRLRVTVLKKNLGKKKRHLRILMITNDPVQPKVEIDVKATNNESHN from the coding sequence ATGAAACGTAGTTTACTCTTCATATTTACTTTACTTACTATTACTTTATCGGCTGTAGCTCAACCTCGTATCTCTTCTAATAAGGAGACCCATCATTTCGGACAAATCGAATGGAAACGTCCGGTTTCTGTAGAATATACTATTACCAATACAGGTGATAAACCTTTGGTACTGACTAATGTTACCACTTCTTGTGCCTGTTCGGTTGCTAACTGGACGAAAACTCCGATTGCTCCCGGAGAAAAAGGAACAGTTAGTGCTACGTTTGATGCTAAAGCGCTAGGGCATTTCAATAAGTCAATCGGCATTTACAGCAATGCACAGCCTAGTTTGGTTTATCTGAATTTTGACGGGGAGGTGGTTCAGGAAATCAAGGACTTTACTAAAACACATCCTTATGCAATCGGGCAAATCCGGATTGATCGTACAGATATTGATTTTCCGGATGCACACAGTGGAGAGAAACCGGTAATCACATTAGGAGTAGTCAATCTTTCCGATCGTCCATACGAACCTGTATTGATGCACCTTCCGCCTTATCTGAAAATGGAAACTAATCCGACCGTCCTTTTAAAGGGTAAGAAAGGAACCATTACTCTCACACTCGACACCAAACAACTAATGGATTTGGGCTTGACCCAGTCTTCTGTTTATCTGGCTCGTTTTGCCGGTGATAAAGTGGGTGAAGAGAACGAAATACCTGTGTCAGCAGTCCTTCTTCCGGACTTTTCAGGAATGACCGAACAGGATAAGGCGGTCGCTCCTGTTATTCGCCTGTCCGAATCTAAGATTGATTTAAGTCAGGTGCTGGCCAAGAAAAACAAAGCCAGACGAGACATTGTTATCACTAATACAGGTAAATCTCCTCTGCAAATTAGCAAACTGCAAGTATTTAATCCGGCAGTGGGGGTTGCTTTGAAAAAAACTGTACTGCAACCGGGTGAAAGTACTCGGCTGAGGGTGACTGTTCTGAAAAAGAACCTTGGAAAGAAAAAGAGACATTTACGTATCCTGATGATCACCAATGATCCGGTGCAACCGAAAGTGGAGATCGATGTAAAAGCTACGAATAACGAATCACATAATTAA
- the meaB gene encoding methylmalonyl Co-A mutase-associated GTPase MeaB, producing MEHPENNEAYKGLVVNAGIEQPSSVNPYLKRKVKKRQLSVSEFVEGIVKGDVTILSQAVTLVESVRPEHQATAQEVIEKCLPYSGNSIRVGISGVPGAGKSTSIDVFGLHVLEKGGKLAVLAIDPSSERSKGSILGDKTRMEQLSVHPKSFIRPSPSAGSLGGVARKTRETIILCEAAGFDKIFVETVGVGQSETAVHSMVDFFLLIQLAGTGDELQGIKRGIMEMADGIVINKADGSNIDKAKLAAAQFRNALHLFPAPDSGWTPRVLTYSGFYNLGVKEIWDMVYEYIDFVKGNGYFEYRRNEQSKYWMYESINEQLRDSFYHNAKIESMLQEKEQQVLRGNLTSFVAAKSLLDTYFEDLK from the coding sequence ATGGAACATCCTGAGAATAACGAAGCGTATAAAGGTTTGGTTGTGAATGCAGGCATTGAACAACCGTCATCTGTAAATCCTTATCTGAAACGGAAGGTAAAGAAGCGTCAATTGTCGGTTAGTGAGTTTGTGGAGGGGATTGTCAAGGGAGATGTGACGATCTTGAGTCAGGCTGTGACTTTGGTAGAAAGTGTGCGTCCTGAACATCAGGCTACTGCCCAGGAAGTTATTGAAAAATGTCTGCCCTATTCCGGAAATTCAATCCGTGTAGGTATCAGTGGTGTACCGGGAGCCGGTAAAAGCACCTCGATTGATGTCTTTGGATTGCACGTTCTCGAAAAGGGAGGTAAGTTAGCTGTTTTAGCCATCGACCCGAGCAGTGAACGCAGCAAAGGAAGTATTTTGGGTGATAAAACTCGTATGGAGCAGCTTTCAGTGCATCCTAAATCATTTATACGTCCCAGCCCTTCCGCCGGTTCTTTGGGGGGAGTAGCCCGTAAAACCCGTGAAACAATCATTCTGTGTGAAGCGGCCGGCTTCGATAAGATATTTGTAGAGACGGTGGGAGTGGGACAGAGTGAAACGGCTGTTCACTCGATGGTCGATTTCTTTCTGTTGATTCAGTTGGCCGGTACGGGAGACGAACTTCAAGGTATTAAACGCGGTATCATGGAAATGGCAGATGGTATTGTGATTAATAAGGCTGATGGTAGCAATATCGATAAAGCCAAATTAGCCGCTGCTCAGTTCCGTAATGCTTTGCATCTTTTTCCCGCTCCCGATTCCGGATGGACACCGCGTGTACTCACATATTCCGGATTCTACAATCTTGGGGTAAAGGAAATATGGGATATGGTGTATGAGTATATCGATTTTGTGAAAGGTAATGGCTATTTTGAATATCGCCGTAACGAACAAAGTAAATACTGGATGTATGAAAGCATCAATGAACAGTTACGTGACAGTTTCTATCATAATGCCAAGATCGAATCGATGTTACAAGAAAAGGAGCAACAAGTGCTCAGGGGAAATCTGACCTCTTTTGTTGCTGCCAAGAGCCTACTCGATACCTATTTTGAAGATCTGAAATAA
- a CDS encoding DMT family transporter has protein sequence MEIDKNLKGHALAFTANMMWGLMSPIGKSALAEFSALSVTTFRMVGAAAAFWILSAFCKQEQVGHRDMVKIFFASLFALVFNQGIFIFGLSLTSPIDASIVTTTSPIITMIVAAIYLKEPVTNKKVLGIFIGAMGALILILSSQAVSAGGGSIWGDLLCMIAQLSFSIYLTVFKGLSQRYSAITINKWMFIYASICYIPFSYQDIASIKWDSISTAAIYQVLYVVLCGSFIAYICIMTAQKLMRPTVVSMYNYVQPIVASIAAILMGIGSFGWEKGVAIALVFLGVYFVTQSKSKADLEGVS, from the coding sequence ATGGAGATTGATAAGAATCTGAAAGGACACGCATTGGCATTTACAGCCAACATGATGTGGGGGCTGATGTCCCCCATCGGTAAATCGGCATTGGCAGAGTTCTCAGCGCTTTCGGTAACCACCTTCCGCATGGTAGGTGCCGCAGCAGCTTTCTGGATACTTTCCGCTTTCTGCAAACAAGAGCAGGTAGGACACCGTGACATGGTGAAGATTTTTTTTGCTTCTCTGTTTGCCCTTGTTTTCAATCAGGGGATATTTATATTCGGATTGTCTCTCACTTCTCCGATAGACGCATCTATCGTAACAACAACTTCACCTATCATCACTATGATTGTAGCGGCCATCTATCTGAAAGAACCGGTTACCAACAAAAAGGTTTTGGGCATCTTTATCGGAGCAATGGGAGCGTTAATCTTAATTCTAAGCAGTCAGGCAGTAAGTGCAGGAGGAGGAAGCATTTGGGGAGATTTACTTTGCATGATTGCGCAACTTAGCTTCTCCATCTATTTAACCGTATTCAAAGGGTTATCCCAACGCTATTCGGCCATCACGATTAATAAGTGGATGTTTATCTATGCATCCATCTGTTATATTCCTTTCTCATACCAGGATATAGCAAGCATTAAATGGGACAGCATTTCGACAGCCGCCATCTATCAAGTACTTTATGTGGTACTATGTGGAAGTTTCATTGCTTACATCTGCATCATGACCGCGCAAAAACTAATGCGCCCTACAGTAGTAAGCATGTATAATTATGTACAGCCTATTGTTGCTTCTATTGCTGCTATTTTAATGGGAATCGGAAGCTTCGGCTGGGAAAAAGGAGTTGCAATCGCATTAGTATTTCTTGGAGTCTACTTTGTGACTCAAAGTAAATCGAAAGCAGATTTGGAAGGTGTGTCATAA
- a CDS encoding AAA family ATPase, with the protein MELSANYIKRIEIDGLWDRFNIVWDLRPDVNILSGINGVGKTTILNRSVGYLEQLSGEVKSDEKNGVHIFFDNPEATYIPYDVIRSYDRPLIMGDFTARMADKNVKSELDWQLYLLQRRYLDYQVNIGNKMIELLSSNNEEERSKAATLSIAKRRFQDMVDELFSYTRKKIDRRRNDIAFYQDGELLFPYKLSSGEKQMLVILLTVLVQDNAHCVLFMDEPEASLHIEWQQKLISMIRELNPNVQIILTTHSPAVIMEGWLDAVTEVSDIATSYK; encoded by the coding sequence ATGGAACTATCAGCCAATTATATCAAACGAATTGAAATAGACGGATTATGGGACCGTTTCAATATAGTCTGGGACCTTCGTCCGGATGTCAATATACTATCCGGAATCAATGGAGTTGGAAAAACCACTATCCTGAATCGATCGGTCGGGTATCTCGAGCAACTGTCGGGTGAAGTGAAGAGTGATGAAAAAAACGGAGTACATATCTTTTTCGACAATCCCGAAGCTACTTACATTCCTTATGATGTTATCCGTAGTTACGATCGTCCGCTTATTATGGGGGATTTCACAGCCCGTATGGCAGATAAGAATGTAAAGTCCGAACTCGACTGGCAACTCTATCTGTTGCAGCGCCGTTATCTGGATTATCAAGTCAATATAGGCAATAAGATGATCGAGCTGTTGAGCAGCAATAACGAGGAAGAACGTAGTAAAGCAGCCACGCTTTCCATTGCTAAACGTCGTTTTCAAGACATGGTTGACGAACTATTCAGCTATACCCGTAAAAAAATAGACCGTAGACGCAATGATATTGCTTTCTATCAGGATGGTGAACTTCTGTTTCCTTATAAACTTTCTTCCGGTGAAAAGCAGATGTTAGTTATTCTGCTTACTGTACTTGTACAGGATAATGCCCATTGCGTATTGTTCATGGACGAGCCCGAAGCTTCTTTGCATATCGAATGGCAGCAAAAGCTGATATCGATGATCCGTGAACTGAATCCGAATGTGCAGATTATACTAACGACACATTCTCCTGCAGTGATCATGGAAGGATGGCTCGATGCTGTGACCGAAGTAAGTGATATTGCAACCAGCTATAAGTAG
- a CDS encoding DUF4435 domain-containing protein has translation MAISLKDNLTSSYFNAAHKLYSKKARRRIVAYVESYDDVAFWRTLLEEFEDEEHYFQVMLPSATSLAKGKKMVLMNTLNTAELGKSLIACVDSDYDFLLQGATATSRKINRNRYIFQTYAYAIENYHCYADSLHEVCVQATLNDRHLIDFNEFMKRYSQIAYPLFLWSVWFYRRHDTYTFTMSEFNACVRLHDVSLRHPERSLEAVRRSVTSKLSELSTRFPQGIEEVDKLSVELKGLGVLPDTTYLFIQGHHIMDNVVMKVLTPVCTALRREREQEIKKLAEHDEQFHNELTCYQNSQVNVEVMLRKNSAYKDLYLYQWLKEDIKEFLYGTDNRKNK, from the coding sequence ATGGCAATCAGTCTCAAAGACAATCTGACTTCTTCCTATTTCAATGCTGCTCATAAGTTATACTCTAAAAAGGCGCGCCGCCGGATTGTAGCTTATGTTGAGAGTTATGACGATGTAGCTTTCTGGCGTACACTGCTTGAGGAGTTTGAGGACGAAGAACATTATTTTCAGGTGATGCTTCCTTCGGCTACATCTTTGGCTAAAGGCAAGAAAATGGTACTGATGAATACCCTTAATACGGCCGAGTTAGGCAAAAGTCTGATTGCCTGTGTGGATAGCGATTATGACTTTTTGTTGCAAGGAGCTACTGCTACTTCACGTAAAATTAATCGTAATAGATATATTTTTCAGACCTATGCTTATGCTATTGAAAACTATCATTGTTATGCCGATAGCTTGCATGAGGTCTGTGTGCAAGCCACTTTGAACGACAGACACCTGATTGACTTCAATGAGTTTATGAAACGATACTCTCAGATTGCTTATCCACTTTTCCTGTGGTCTGTCTGGTTTTATCGTCGTCATGATACTTATACGTTTACTATGAGTGAATTCAATGCCTGTGTTCGTTTGCACGATGTCAGCTTGAGGCATCCGGAACGTTCTTTGGAGGCAGTGAGGCGTTCGGTAACGTCTAAACTTTCTGAGTTATCCACGCGTTTTCCACAAGGTATCGAAGAGGTCGATAAGTTATCGGTCGAATTAAAAGGACTTGGAGTGCTTCCTGACACAACATATCTGTTTATTCAGGGGCATCACATCATGGACAATGTCGTGATGAAAGTATTGACTCCCGTTTGTACAGCCCTGCGACGCGAACGGGAACAAGAAATCAAAAAATTGGCGGAACATGACGAACAATTTCATAATGAACTGACTTGTTATCAAAACAGTCAGGTCAATGTGGAGGTAATGCTTCGCAAAAATAGTGCTTACAAAGATTTATACCTTTATCAATGGTTGAAAGAAGACATAAAAGAGTTTTTATATGGAACAGATAACCGAAAAAATAAATGA
- a CDS encoding mechanosensitive ion channel family protein: MEQITEKINDLFVSWGFDSSEVGPIMTLVLIIGIAFLADLICRNILLRVVAKLVKKTKATWDDIVFDRKVLIYLSHLVPPIIIYVLIPLAIPNVSALDFIRRICMIYIIAVFLRFISAFLSAVYHVYSEREQFRDRPLKGLLQTAQVILFFIGGIVVISVLIDKSPMVLLTGLGASAAILMLVFKDSIMGFVSGIQLSANNMLKVGDWIAMPKYGADGTVIEVTLNTVKVRNWDNTITTIPPYLLVSDSFQNWRGMQESGGRRVKRSINIDMNSVRFCTSEMLAKYKKIQLLTDYVEQTEQVVKEYNKEHHIDNSILVNGRRQTNLGVFRAYLTNYLKSLPDVNKNLTCMVRYLQPTEQGIPVELYFFSAVKEWVPYEGIQADVFDHLLAIVPEFGLRVFQNPTGEDFREWNRRN; the protein is encoded by the coding sequence ATGGAACAGATAACCGAAAAAATAAATGACTTATTCGTTTCCTGGGGATTTGACTCCAGTGAAGTAGGTCCCATTATGACACTGGTACTGATTATTGGCATTGCCTTTTTAGCCGATCTTATTTGTCGTAACATTCTTTTAAGAGTAGTTGCCAAACTAGTGAAAAAGACCAAAGCAACCTGGGATGATATTGTGTTCGACCGTAAAGTTTTGATTTACCTCAGTCATCTTGTCCCTCCCATCATTATTTATGTGTTGATTCCTTTGGCTATTCCGAATGTAAGTGCCCTCGATTTTATCCGTCGTATCTGCATGATTTATATCATTGCGGTTTTTCTGCGTTTTATCAGTGCATTTCTGTCGGCTGTTTATCATGTATACAGTGAGCGAGAACAGTTTCGTGATCGACCATTGAAAGGTTTGTTGCAAACGGCACAAGTGATACTATTTTTCATTGGAGGAATTGTTGTTATCAGTGTATTGATAGATAAATCTCCGATGGTATTGCTCACCGGGCTTGGTGCTTCGGCTGCCATCCTGATGTTGGTGTTTAAAGACAGTATCATGGGATTTGTGTCCGGCATTCAACTTTCTGCAAATAATATGCTGAAAGTAGGTGACTGGATTGCTATGCCCAAATACGGAGCCGACGGTACGGTGATTGAAGTGACGCTCAATACGGTGAAAGTGCGCAATTGGGACAATACCATCACTACCATCCCTCCCTATCTGCTGGTCAGCGATTCTTTTCAGAATTGGCGGGGTATGCAAGAGTCCGGTGGACGGCGTGTGAAGCGTTCTATCAATATCGATATGAACAGTGTAAGATTCTGTACCTCCGAAATGTTGGCTAAATATAAGAAAATCCAATTGTTGACCGATTATGTGGAGCAGACCGAGCAGGTGGTGAAAGAGTATAATAAAGAACATCACATAGACAACTCTATTTTGGTCAATGGGCGACGTCAGACCAATCTCGGAGTATTCCGTGCCTATCTGACCAACTACTTGAAAAGTCTTCCCGATGTCAATAAGAACCTCACTTGTATGGTACGGTATCTTCAGCCCACCGAACAAGGTATTCCGGTCGAACTTTACTTTTTTTCTGCTGTGAAAGAGTGGGTACCTTACGAAGGAATTCAGGCCGATGTATTCGATCATCTGCTTGCCATTGTTCCGGAATTTGGTTTGCGCGTATTCCAGAATCCTACGGGAGAAGATTTTCGGGAGTGGAATAGAAGAAATTAA
- a CDS encoding AraC family transcriptional regulator, whose protein sequence is MNALQSNIIREITPLSDKDCFYIAERYKTEFTYPIHNHAEFELNFTEKAAGVRRIVGDSAEVISDYDLVLITGKDLEHVWEQHDCHSKEIREITIQFSSDLFFKSFINKNQFDSIRDMLEKAQKGLCFPMSAILKIYPLLDTLASEKQGFYAVIKFLTILYELSLFNEEARTLSSSSFAKIGIHSDSRRVQKVQEYINAHYQEEIRLNQLADMVGMTPVSFSRFFKLRTGKNLSDYIIDIRLGFAARLLVDSTMSIAEICYECGFNNLSNFNRIFKKKKECSPKEFRENYRKKKKLV, encoded by the coding sequence ATGAATGCACTACAAAGCAACATTATTCGGGAGATCACTCCGTTGTCCGATAAGGATTGTTTCTACATTGCCGAACGGTATAAAACGGAGTTTACTTATCCCATTCACAATCATGCCGAATTTGAGCTGAACTTTACGGAGAAAGCAGCCGGTGTGCGACGGATCGTCGGTGATTCGGCAGAAGTGATCAGTGATTATGATTTGGTTCTGATTACCGGAAAAGATCTGGAACATGTATGGGAACAACATGATTGTCATTCGAAAGAGATCCGTGAAATAACGATTCAGTTCTCTTCCGATCTTTTCTTCAAAAGTTTTATCAATAAGAATCAGTTCGATTCTATTCGTGATATGCTTGAGAAAGCTCAGAAAGGTCTTTGTTTTCCGATGTCCGCCATCCTGAAAATTTATCCCCTTCTCGATACGCTGGCATCCGAGAAACAGGGGTTTTATGCTGTCATCAAGTTCTTGACCATACTTTATGAACTGTCACTTTTCAATGAAGAGGCCCGTACGTTGTCAAGTTCTTCCTTCGCGAAAATCGGCATTCATTCGGATAGCCGCCGTGTGCAGAAAGTGCAGGAATATATTAATGCCCATTATCAGGAAGAGATCCGCCTGAATCAGCTGGCTGATATGGTAGGAATGACTCCGGTATCTTTCAGTCGCTTCTTTAAATTGCGTACCGGTAAGAATCTTTCGGACTATATCATTGACATTCGTTTGGGGTTTGCTGCCCGCCTGCTGGTTGATTCTACTATGTCTATTGCTGAAATCTGTTATGAATGCGGGTTTAATAATCTTTCTAATTTCAATCGGATCTTCAAGAAAAAGAAAGAATGTTCGCCCAAAGAGTTTCGTGAAAACTACAGGAAGAAAAAGAAACTGGTATAA
- a CDS encoding type II toxin-antitoxin system HipA family toxin: MIELTCCPSTLQKGFSTYSPVALKELFNSQKVNHILPYNGMDNNETEQKEFQNNNKHMSISGAQQKYSLVVDNGQMRLSLEQEQATLLLKTKLSEYANKEISPANEHLTMQIASQVYNIPTAANGLCFFQNDEPAYITRRFDIAPNGRKFRKEDFASLAGISKGNKGPNYKYDVLSYEEMADIIKQYVSASSVEVLKFFRLVIFNFLFSNGDAHAKNFSLLETPSGDFILAPAYDLLNTRLHIFDDHVFALQRGLFKENTLNGNDGAVTGKEFIEFGIRIGIPPKRVHKELISFCQKAEQVQDLVEKSFLPNQLKKQYLLHYQMRKDSYLSVGIPT, encoded by the coding sequence ATGATTGAATTAACTTGCTGTCCTTCTACTTTACAAAAGGGATTCTCAACCTATTCGCCTGTTGCATTGAAAGAGCTGTTCAATAGCCAAAAGGTAAACCATATACTGCCATACAATGGCATGGACAATAATGAAACGGAACAAAAAGAATTTCAGAATAACAACAAACACATGTCTATATCCGGAGCTCAACAAAAATACTCTCTTGTAGTAGATAATGGGCAAATGAGACTATCACTGGAACAGGAGCAAGCCACATTGTTACTTAAAACCAAACTTTCTGAATATGCCAACAAAGAGATAAGTCCGGCCAATGAACACTTAACCATGCAAATAGCCTCGCAAGTTTACAATATTCCTACAGCAGCCAATGGGCTCTGTTTTTTTCAAAATGATGAACCTGCCTATATCACACGACGTTTTGACATTGCACCCAATGGAAGAAAATTCAGAAAAGAAGATTTTGCTTCTTTAGCCGGAATATCAAAGGGGAATAAAGGTCCCAACTACAAATATGATGTATTAAGTTATGAAGAGATGGCGGATATTATCAAACAGTACGTCTCAGCATCATCTGTAGAGGTTCTAAAATTCTTTCGATTAGTTATTTTCAACTTCCTTTTTTCAAATGGAGATGCTCATGCTAAAAATTTCTCTTTGTTAGAAACTCCTTCTGGAGATTTTATACTTGCTCCGGCATATGATTTGCTAAATACCAGACTGCATATTTTTGATGATCATGTATTTGCTTTACAACGTGGCTTGTTTAAAGAGAATACGTTAAACGGAAATGACGGTGCGGTTACAGGAAAAGAATTCATAGAATTTGGTATCCGCATCGGCATTCCCCCCAAAAGAGTTCATAAAGAGCTAATAAGCTTTTGCCAAAAGGCAGAACAAGTACAAGATTTAGTCGAAAAATCATTTTTACCGAATCAATTAAAGAAACAATATTTACTCCATTACCAAATGAGAAAAGATTCCTATCTTTCGGTAGGCATTCCTACATAA
- a CDS encoding HipA N-terminal domain-containing protein produces MRQGVVYLNKERVGIITELSSNEYKFRYDDEYFNDPSKPSISLTLTKQQQEYTSHYLFPFFANMLSEGHNRIVQARLLQIDEKDDFGILLATAHTDTAGAVTIKPLDYD; encoded by the coding sequence ATGAGACAAGGAGTCGTATACTTGAATAAAGAACGGGTAGGCATTATTACGGAATTATCTTCTAACGAATATAAATTTCGCTATGATGACGAATATTTCAATGATCCATCAAAGCCCTCCATAAGCCTGACATTGACAAAACAACAACAGGAATATACTTCCCATTATCTATTTCCTTTTTTTGCCAACATGCTGTCAGAAGGGCACAACCGCATCGTTCAGGCAAGATTATTGCAGATTGATGAAAAAGATGATTTTGGTATTTTATTAGCTACAGCACATACCGACACGGCTGGGGCTGTAACCATAAAACCTCTCGACTATGATTGA
- a CDS encoding helix-turn-helix transcriptional regulator, with protein sequence MKQIGIQIRQRRKMLGINQQTLADLAQISINTITKIENGEININFQKLYAILEVLGLELSLKIKNKEGHL encoded by the coding sequence ATGAAACAAATTGGAATACAGATTCGCCAACGAAGAAAAATGTTGGGTATAAATCAGCAAACACTTGCCGATTTAGCACAAATCAGTATCAATACTATAACAAAAATTGAAAATGGAGAAATAAATATTAATTTTCAAAAGCTCTATGCCATATTGGAGGTATTAGGATTAGAACTTTCTCTGAAAATTAAAAATAAGGAGGGACATCTATGA